GCTGAGAGGGGCCGACCGTGCTCGCTTTGAGATGTGCCGCCGTATTTCCTTCCATATGAAGATCTAACTTATGTTCCCAAGGATATACTTCATCGAAGCGTCGGATCATATCCGTTTTTACATCGGGATCCGCATTTTCATTAATTGTTATACCAGCGGTTGTATGAGGACAGTAAACAACTACAGCCCCTTCTTTTAATCCTTCTGTTCTTATTACTGCTTGTACATGACTCGTAACGTCGATCATTTCGTCACGCTTATTCGTTTTTAACGTAAATGAATGTAGCATACCATCACCTCTTTTCTTTACCATAACATATCTTTTCTATTCTTCCACATTTTTCGCATAACTCGTTTTTACATCGTAAACACTAAGCTCATTAATACAACAGGCGGTGAGTTTATTTATGCTTGATTCAAAATTTCAGCCCAATGCAGACTACACCGTTCAAACGTTTCTAGATTTGGTGGGTCAAAATACAGATGTTGGTTCCAAAAAATTATGGCTGTCCCCCACAAAATATATATGCATTATTTATCTCCAAGGATTAGTCGACGGAGAAAAACTTGATAATCTCACTCAGCATATTGTTGAGACCAAAGCAAAAAGTGAAACGCAAACACTCGATGACATCGATTCGTTTATTTCTGTCATTAAAGACAAAGAAGTTTATACATACAAGCAAGCGATCTCGTGTTTTTTTAAAGGTCAGCCCTTGCTGTTCATTAGCGAAAGCACCACGGCATATTCGCTGAATATGTCTATGACCAAACAGCGCTCTTTAAGTGAACCTACAACAGAAAAAGTAGTGCGTGGCCCTAAAATTGCGCTTATCGAAAACTTAGATGAAAACCTTGGTCTTTTAAGGCAGCGTTCTACCGAAGAAGAAATGGTTATTGAAGACATTTACATTGGAAATACAAAGGAACATCGAACAAGTATCGTTTTTCATAATAAACACTGTCAAACTCACATCGTGAATCAAGTCCGAGAGAAATTATTAGACATTCCTTTAGATAACATTCAAGACTCAGGAATGATTGAAGAATTTTTAGAAGAAGCACCCTACTCACCGTTCCCTCAAGTGCAAAATACAGAAAGACCGGATCGCGTTCTCGCTGCGGTGAATGAAGGGCGAGTAGCCATTTTAGTAGATGGCTCTCCTTTTGCTCTTTTAGTACCTACAACTTTCGATATGATTATGAAATCACCCGATGATTATTACGAAAGATGGATAGCGGGTTCATTGCTAAGATTACTAAGGTACTTGTCTATTTTTATTACCCTATTCTTTTCAGCTATTTATATTTCACTCGTTTCGTTTAACCAAGGTCTGCTTCCGACGGAGCTAGCTATCACTATTGCGGCTACACGAGAAAACGTTCCTTTTTCTCCTTTTATCGAAGCAGTGGTCATGGAAGTGACGCTTGAATTATTGCGCGAAGCCGGGCTGCGTCTCCCTACTCCTGTCGGACAAACAGTTGGACTTGTAGGAGGGGTTGTGATTGGTCAAGCAGCGGTGGAAGCCCATATCGTTAGCTCCGTTATGATTATTGTTGTATCCGTATCGGCAATTGCGTCCTTTACCGTTCCTCAGTATGGAATTGGCCTTTCGTTTCGAATTTTGCGTTTCGTATCTATGATGATTGCAGCAATCTTTGGATTATACGGAGTTACCATGTTTTTCCTTGTTCTTGTCATTCATCTAACTAAGCTCGAAAGTTTTGGTATAGCCTACTTTAAACCGTTTTTTGCGTTAAATAAAAAAGCGTGGAAAGACTCTTATGTTCGTCTTCCAAACAAAAGCCTAAAACAGTCTAAAAATAAATCAAAACAAAACTAACAAAAGGAGGACCATATGCAACAATCACAATCAAGCAAGCTTCTTTCAGATTTTTACGCCATTTCAATTATTTCTTCAACTATGCTTGGCGTCGGTTTATTAACACTGCCAAGCAGTATTACAAACCAGACAAATAATGCAGACGGATGGATTGTACTGATTATGGACGGTCTTTTGTTTATTGGAATTGTTCTTTTTTTAGTCTGGATGGTTAAGTATTTTACAATTAGCTGTATGTTTGATTTTACACAGGA
The genomic region above belongs to Priestia megaterium and contains:
- a CDS encoding secondary thiamine-phosphate synthase enzyme YjbQ produces the protein MLHSFTLKTNKRDEMIDVTSHVQAVIRTEGLKEGAVVVYCPHTTAGITINENADPDVKTDMIRRFDEVYPWEHKLDLHMEGNTAAHLKASTVGPSQHIIIHDGQLLLGTWQGIYFCEFDGPRNRTYYVKILSLQ
- a CDS encoding spore germination protein, which encodes MLDSKFQPNADYTVQTFLDLVGQNTDVGSKKLWLSPTKYICIIYLQGLVDGEKLDNLTQHIVETKAKSETQTLDDIDSFISVIKDKEVYTYKQAISCFFKGQPLLFISESTTAYSLNMSMTKQRSLSEPTTEKVVRGPKIALIENLDENLGLLRQRSTEEEMVIEDIYIGNTKEHRTSIVFHNKHCQTHIVNQVREKLLDIPLDNIQDSGMIEEFLEEAPYSPFPQVQNTERPDRVLAAVNEGRVAILVDGSPFALLVPTTFDMIMKSPDDYYERWIAGSLLRLLRYLSIFITLFFSAIYISLVSFNQGLLPTELAITIAATRENVPFSPFIEAVVMEVTLELLREAGLRLPTPVGQTVGLVGGVVIGQAAVEAHIVSSVMIIVVSVSAIASFTVPQYGIGLSFRILRFVSMMIAAIFGLYGVTMFFLVLVIHLTKLESFGIAYFKPFFALNKKAWKDSYVRLPNKSLKQSKNKSKQN